One genomic region from Dermacentor variabilis isolate Ectoservices chromosome 6, ASM5094787v1, whole genome shotgun sequence encodes:
- the LOC142584922 gene encoding putative acetylcholine receptor chaperone: MKSIVLTTLSVFLGLFFIFVGSMKVTPNINREMHREIRRNFVQYSKVFPFSKLLNFKMNPKIYRLFIGWSEVVCGTILVLVPGRIKQLANVALLVLVLGAVYTHAALRDKFERMAPSIVFSLMLGCRLVVFYQVQGRERKKQALHGTSSSAAAAAVAAQQAHSREAATTGRPKID; encoded by the exons ATGAAGTCCATCGTGCTGACCACTCTTTCCGTGTTCCTGGGACTCTTCTTCATATTCGTCGGCTCGATGAAAGTGACGCCTAACATCAACCGGGAGATGCACCGGGAGATC AGACGCAACTTCGTGCAATACTCCAAGGTGTTCCCCTTCAGCAAGCTGCTGAACTTCAAGATGAACCCCAAGATTTACCGGCTCTTCATCGGCTGGTCTGAGGTGGTCTGTGGGACCATCCTTGTCCTTGTACCAG GCCGGATCAAGCAACTGGCCAACGTGGCTCTACTCGTGCTTGTGCTGGGTGCCGTCTACACGCATGCTGCCCTGCGGGACAAGTTCGAGCGCATGGCGCCCTCCATCGTGTTCAGCCTCATGCTGGGCTGCCGCCTGGTCGTCTTCTACCAGGTGCAGGGCCGTGAGCGCAAGAAGCAGGCCCTCCACGGCACAAGCTCAtccgcggcggcagcagcagtggcggcccAGCAGGCACACTCTCGGGAAGCAGCCACAACAGGAAGACCTAAGATCGACTGA